From a single Anoplolepis gracilipes chromosome 3, ASM4749672v1, whole genome shotgun sequence genomic region:
- the Nd-b14 gene encoding NADH dehydrogenase [ubiquinone] 1 alpha subcomplex subunit 6: MASQSSAVVRQVKPILSVNREDARRKVLKLYKAWIRQVPTLLLSYDIPKTETECKKKIHEEFKRHAHVTEIRIIDRLIIRGQMELQEVANVWKPKGGLMYYWKETWEKKPTDFMSKFLSGQD; this comes from the exons atggcaTCTCAATCTTCAGCTGTTGTTCGTCAAGTGAAACCGATTTTATCTGTTAACAGAGAAGATGCACGACGAAAAGTGCTTAAGTTGTATAAAGCATGGATTCGTCAGGTGCCAACCTTGT tGCTAAGCTACGATATTCCCAAAACTGAAACAGAATGTAAGAAAAAGATACACGAAGAGTTCAAACGTCATGCTCATGTAACTGAAATAAGGATTATAGACCGGCTCATTATAAGG GGTCAAATGGAACTGCAAGAAGTAGCTAATGTTTGGAAACCTAAAGGAGGACTTATGTATTATTGGAAGGAAACATGGGAAAAGAAACCAACTGATTTCATGTCAAAATTTCTTAGTGGTCAAGATTAA
- the Rtcb gene encoding RNA-splicing ligase RtcB homolog, giving the protein MVVRQYQEELKYLEKIDECCWRIKKGFQPNMNVEGVFYVNSTLERLMFEELRNACRPGAIGGFLPGMKQIANVAALPGIVWRSIGLPDVHSGYGFAIGNMAAFDMDDPKSIVSPGGVGFDINCGVRLLRTNLFEKDVLPIKEQLAQSMFDHIPVGVGSKGIIPMNARDLEEALEMGMDWSLREGYIWAEDKEHCEEYGRMLNADPSKVSMRAKKRGLPQLGTLGAGNHYAEIQVVDEIYDKWAACKMGIEEKGQICVMIHSGSRGFGHQVATDALVQMEKAMKRDNIETNDRQLACAHIKSQEGQDYLKAMAAAANFAWVNRSSMTFLTRQAFAKQFNLSPDDLDMHVIYDVSHNIAKIEEHIVDGKQKTLLVHRKGSTRAFPPHHPLIPVDYQLTGQPVLIGGTMGTCSYVLTGTEQGMKETFGSTCHGAGRALSRAKSRRNLDYKQVLEKLQDLGISIRVASPKLVMEEAPESYKNVTDVVNTCHTAGISKKCIKLRPIAVIKG; this is encoded by the exons atggtTGTGAGACAATATCAAGAGGAACTgaaatatttggaaaagaTAGATGAGTGTTGTTGGAGAATCAAAAAAGGCTTTCAGCCTAAtatgaat gtGGAAGGAGTCTTTTATGTAAACAGTACATTGGAACGGTTAATGTTCGAAGAATTGCGCAATGCATGTCGACCAGGTGCAATTGGAGGTTTCCTTCCTGGAATGAAACAGATTGCTAATGTTGCAGCTCTACCTGGTATTGTATGGAGATCTATTGGATTACCAGATGTACATTCCGGCTATGGCTTTGCTATTG GTAATATGGCAGCATTTGACATGGATGATCCAAAGTCAATTGTATCACCTGGTGGTGTTGGCTTTGATATAAATTGTGGTGTTCGTCTATTGcgaacaaatttatttgaaaaggaCGTTCTACCAATAAAA gAACAACTTGCACAAAGTATGTTTGATCATATCCCAGTTGGTGTTGGATCTAAAGGAATTATACCAATGAATGCACGAGATTTAGAAGAAGCATTAGAAATGGGCATGGATTGGTCTTTAAGGGAAG gTTACATTTGGGCTGAAGATAAGGAACACTGCGAAGAATATGGAAGAATGCTTAATGCTGATCCATCAAAAGTGTCAATGAGAGCTAAGAAACGTGGACTTCctcaa TTAGGTACATTAGGAGCTGGAAATCATTACGCAGAGATTCAAGTGGTAgatgaaatatatgataagTGGGCTGCATGTAAAATGGGAATTGAAGAAAAAGGACAAATTTGTGTTATGATTCACTCAGGAAGCAGAGGATTTGGCCATCAAGTTGCTACag atgcACTTGTGCAAATGGAAAAGGCTATGAAGCGTGATAACATAGAAACCAATGATAGGCAGCTTGCATGTGCTCATATTAAATCTCAAGAAGGCCAAGATTACTTAAAAGCGATGGCTGCTGCTGCTAATTTTGCATGGGTTAACAGGAGTTCTATGACATTTCTTACCCGACAG GCATTTGCAAAACAATTCAATTTATCTCCTGATGACTTAGATATGCATGTTATTTATGACGTTTCTCATAATATTGCCAAAATAGAAGAGCACATAGTTGATGGAAAACAAAAAACACTTTTAGTTCATAGAAAg GGATCCACAAGAGCGTTTCCACCACATCATCCTTTGATTCCTGTGGATTATCAATTAACAGGTCAACCAGTTTTAATTGGTGGTACTATGGGAACCTGCAGTTACGTATTAACTGGTACAGAACAAGGTATGAAAGAAACATTTGGATCAACATGTCATGGCGCT ggtcgTGCTCTCTCAAGAGCAAAATCACGTAGAAACTTGGACTACAAGCAAGTTCTAGAGAAATTACAAGATTTAGGCATATCGATTCGAGTTGCTTCACCGAAATTGGTCATGGAAGAAGCGCCGGAATCCTACAAAAATGTAACAGATGTTGTCAATACTTGTCATACAGCTGGAATTTCCAAGAAATGTATCAAGCTTCGGCCAATTGCAGTCATTAAAGGCTAA